A region of Theileria annulata chromosome 2, complete sequence, *** SEQUENCING IN PROGRESS *** DNA encodes the following proteins:
- a CDS encoding uncharacterized protein (chr2.cand.527 - signal peptide, hypothetical protein;~secreted protein, putative;~1 probable transmembrane helix predicted for TA16010 by TMHMM2.0 at aa 7-29;~Signal peptide predicted for TA16010 by SignalP 2.0 HMM (Signal peptide probability 0.901, signal anchor probability 0.078) with cleavage site probability 0.606 between residues 22 and 23) has protein sequence MKNTYTFLLYLGIGLFVLSSNCFELDIGQISKYRKGGNEINVYKDDSDNFYKHQPVEPFLLKELYYDDEVIYFDPLLTSDQLLISASVLWVLDNPTVIHLNLEKSTIMLLNENNSSLSVEAIFSGGNISNINHKFHPGSDKAVDVDIKQTQNYTSNSLNVSVNQLHLSGNGLEIFVLRYYDLGSYKLNSLKYGNDVLKTVTETSTPNKEVILEVPNKEQVYGVYVYSYNDFPLMIELVYTYNKRLYYGNCNVRKWHKLLMVPLNDPSYYENLLNKLNYYACRNGFKITIGADKIALKAQDYYNIDNYCLGPNGVERIKNRLDLKLIKHGQNYSCNIHKALNDGKFFTDNLYYENSIFELQNLPKKIDCIRVYRIKDNKPCLITIVSKNSLLYYKLEGDSWKYLNTDENLTDINNEFNEKINILLYEFDPDKELLEENLIDHKWKKEPKLNLNEETVKLLPDNVTIKVQGDETYEMPTLKYDNKQLKSKILKRFQFDIYSYMDGKQKTGLIINGDLESKIVVETKPFRALIGIYYDGRPIIEFEKEDVLIHKAIYFYDKNNHDMNVYLYTNSLWELVSKEPVTLADSHKTNQNLINYFDQVKRLNRADTQKPKEITVTNVEINLMPNEEVEILTRNYFKEKIETIKRDYKKGITTGTRIDVSTLKLSSTTKQSGSFSLVQYKNKTLVDLNNRYYHFVKLIEYRDLKYELNLYLYTNTLYVFRFQKKPNDNEWKFIILQPVMCLYKNVSESLKPFFTKMNEINKFDYNVNIYEEVVDLLPLGVEIRTNKNRKYVIYSIKQKLPLLKGNKIKKISLDVYYDFYDNYWDYNLHKYVKSMNLKKVGYYDSEAEVIGNHVIDNVKWYSYDILKVSPEDMSNFLIVEYFQTQEIEKIYAYSNTLYEYHAIGTYIDYYYDWKIIKKPVEIVNKETLTEKGLRDLKRYYKLTMNVKVFDFV, from the exons aTGAAAAATACATACACatttttgttatatttGGGTATTGGTTTATTTGTGCTGAGTTCTAATTGTTTTGAATTAGATATTGGACAAATAAGTAAATATCGTAAAGGAGGAAATGAGATAAATGTTTACAAAGATGACTCtgataatttttacaaGCATCAACCTGTTGAACCTTTCTTGTTAAAGGAATTGTACTATGATGATGAagtaatatattttgatCCTCTACTAACTTCTGATCAACTTTTGATCTCTGCCTCTGTTCTTTGGGTATTGGATAATCCAACAGTAATCCACTTAAATCTTGAAAAATCAACAATTATGCTATTGAATGAAAACAATTCATCACTAAGTGTAGAAGCTATATTTTCAGGTGGAAACATTTCTAACataaatcataaatttCATCCTGGTTCCGATAAAGCTGTTGATGTAGATATAAAACAAACTCAAAACTACACTAGTAATTCATTGAATGTTTCTGTTAACCAACTTCATTTATCAGGAAATGGTCTAGAAATCTTTGTATTAAGGTATTATGACCTTGGTtcatacaaattaaatagccttaaatatGGAAATGATGTTCTGAAGACTGTAACTGAAACATCCACACCTAACAAAGAGGTCATTCTAGAAGTTCCTAACAAAGAACAGGTATATGGAGTATATGTTTACAGTTATAATGACTTTCCTCTAATGATTGAGTTGGTGTATACTTACAATAAAAGGCTGTATTATGGTAATTGTAATGTAAGAAAGTGGCATAAATTACTTATGGTACCTCTAAATGATCCATCATATTATGAAAATCTACTTAACAAGCTTAATTATTACGCCTGCAGGAATGGATTCAAGATTACTATAGGTGCTGATAAGATAGCACTAAAGGCTCAGGATTactataatattgataattattgCCTTGGACCTAATGGAGTAGAACGTATTAAAAATAGATTAGATTTAAAGCTTATAAAACATGGTCAAAATTACTCATGTAATATACATAAAGCTTTGAATGATGGAAAATTCTTTACggataatttatattatgaGAATTCAATTTTTGAACTGCAGAATTTACCAAAAAAGATAGATTGTATAAGAGTCTATCGAATAAAAGATAATAAACCATGCTTAATTACTATTGTAAGCAAAAATTCTTTGTTGTATTATAAACTTGAGGGTGATAGTTGGAAATACCTCAATACTGATGAGAATCTTACAGATATAAATAAcgaatttaatgaaaaaataaacatacTTTTGTATGA gTTTGATCCTGATAAAGAACTTCTTGAGGAGAATCTAATAGATCACAAATGGAAGAAGGAACCCAAACTAAACCTTAATGAAGAAACTGTTAAATTGCTACCAGACAATGTTACAATAAAAGTTCAAGGTGATGAAACCTATGAAATGCCAACGTTGAAGTATGACAATAAACAGTTGAAATCgaaaatattgaaaaggtttcaatttgatatatatagttatatgGATGGTAAACAAAAAACTGGtctaattattaatggTGATCTGGAAAGTAAGATAGTTGTGGAGACAAAACCATTTCGTGCCTTGATAGGCATCTATTATGATGGAAGACCTATTATTGAATTCGAAAAGGAAGATGTGTTAATTCATAAAgcaatttatttttatgatAAGAACAATCATGATATGAATGTTTACCTTTATACGAACAGTTT ATGGGAACTAGTGTCCAAAGAACCTGTAACACTAGCAGATTCCCATAAAACAAACCagaatttgataaattattttgatCAAGTTAAAAGACTTAATAGAGCAGACACTCAAAAACCCAAAGAAATTACAGTAACTAATgtagaaataaatttgatgcCCAATGAAGAAGTAGAGATATTAACACGTAATTACTTTAAGGAGAAAATTGAAACAATAAAAAGAGATTATAAAAAAGGAATAACGACAGGAACCAGAATTGATGTATCCACATTAAAACTGTCTTCAACTACCAAACAATCTGGTTCATTCAGTCTAGTGcaatataaaaataaaactcttgtagatttaaataacagatattatcattttgtAAAGCTCATAGAATACAGGgatttaaaatatgaattgaatctgtatttatataccaACACACTCTATGTATTTAGATTTCAAAAGAAACCAAATGATAATGAATGGAAGTTTATAATACTTCAACCTGTAATGTGTCTTTATAAGAATGTTAGTGAATCTTTGAAACCTTTCTTTACGAAAATGAATGagattaataaatttgattacaatgttaatatatatgaGGAGGTTGTAGATTTACTTCCATTAGGAGTTGAAATAAGAACGAATAAAAATAGGAAATATGTTATTTATAGcattaaacaaaaattaccattattaaagggaaataaaattaaaaaaataagtTTAGATGTTTATTATGATTTCTATGATAATTACTGGGATTATAATCTACataaatatgttaaatccatgaatttaaaaaaagtAGGATATTATGATTCAGAGGCTGAAGTTATTGGAAATCATGTAATTGATAATGTTAAATGGTATTCatatgatattttaaaggTTAGTCCTGAGGATATGTCAAATTTCCTTATAGttgaatattttcaaacacaagaaatagaaaaaatatacGCATACTCAAACACATTGTATGAATATCATGCTATAGGAACTTATATCGATTATTATTATGACTGGAAAATCATAAAAAAACCAGTAGAAATAGTTAATAAAGAAACATTAACTGAAAAGGGTTTAAGAGACCTGAAAagatattataaattaacaatgAACGTTAAGGTATTTGATTTTGtctaa
- a CDS encoding (subtelomeric) ABC-transporter protein family member, putative (chr2.C.cand.4 - ABC transporter;~10 probable transmembrane helices predicted for TA16015 by TMHMM2.0 at aa 140-162, 174-196, 289-311, 318-340, 397-419, 439-461, 842-859, 904-926, 995-1017 and 1078-1100), with amino-acid sequence MVKHRNISELCNDFRSSVNSKYDSNHHYWESESYSKVYFKDPYRGKKFKYYDSSSFLKYFFFHWVTKWAYYVSKQYVEPYKLHPLPVADQILRWQPLLSKHLSDGLLRLESHQSKYSESDKFGAYRHILLRAFFLTFWKRTLFGLLGIVFTNVLSMSISILIKHLLGILNTKSFTLAKIFLFLFAIIGLQIVDGLFMENFNFYLNRLKSVCENSVAITIFQHGLCYRRNFNNNVNGSNVLNTCNSVLHSCSPESNCSKNPLFCPARRYQNKDINSNIFTYEYYDSFYISMFLESLIYLVDFSSNFIYGFVLISLQIKANLWVLFLVGIFFTFLMMVVEIINTYLFHFISLIKDYRVGESSEIISELPLIKKLLYDDIAINIITETRNSELLLFLVRVFLTLLNKTFSVVFTNLSFYVLMRYFVKSVRDAEVITEIDTAGFLSTFYIFFRIINSMFMFPFALKRLTTSYVSYNRVKKYLTTCSPNFYISDNKFTGSTKMSSVLSDVTKEIDKDVVVLYKDASFSWVNNRKDFANKNNEVHLNNINFQLKRGEIAIISGNQGCGKSNFIKSVLGEMTLVSGCMAVVPLHTSMPIFYASQDIWLQQGTIRSNITFGYRFDEDIYKSVIKAVELEFDILSWEKGDLRVVSDNAHSLSCGQRVRMEMARAIYAYLIFSKVNKDYNSQCSFLMCLDGPFHVLDPYVSRTVFNNLFNAQTGLLVKDDLAVILSSSLTLLDKCVSPSYTKIFPNIPIYEIDNKSLYFHCYLSDVFSDKTLNGFEYITPPSGQYKLNFFTKDLMKLCYSGSNTRPGRRILTKSKYEQSFNSIVKSDYSEEKFNQYAQYFKAAGFTFVLFTIITFVTSVMDNAKFVLATDLTDYISNKIKDFNSGLSIGLSEVRSHSNSALNTILIIVSIITVFSLLSTLLFTVSCLVASRRIHEYCINSVFKNSSSVIKIKKQINQIITYLSTDIYFIDEYVGNMISSALCSFIQTVICIATLFYTIPLSVPVMFTSVIISYHFFLSKYFKASRNQHIGDLESTSHINTVCENAIFGSPIYRSFKKEWELVNDLIERIDYKFRCRFLAISFASWTSVLSTWIFSLTTALFLTTMILLDKFTNYKMNVGYFGLGLSLGSSVIKSFSNFSFSFARLQVFMCSVQRFQCFIPPGTKCVFDKFRNVHEEDIVVNSSKLEDQVDKKMLLKKRALEFKETKPNLIKRIMFRPKINIIDICKYLPSEHNGIVLKEVCVYTTSQMNEEGLILNNINASPSRSDIIGIIGRTGAGKTTLLSVLQNTVRYRTGQVLLDGRDLQDIPKSVIRHIIGVLPQLPFVFKGWTIRRFLDPRRLFSDDEINDALHKCGLLEFVNNLHGGRDLDTVIAPRPVNLKTRDPSAKESLGKDQSIDNHSVGIVLSVTQLRTLWFAKLFLCRHLYRMLIIDEPPSDNCSEDGSEVQDIGIPIYELLDKYFKHCTCFVIAHYAKVLRSCTSVWVMHNGKLIKTCKASEVSKNESISNIIEEMVNKYSN; translated from the coding sequence atgGTCAAACATCGTAACATCTCTGAATTGTGTAATGATTTTAGGAGTTCTGTGAATAGTAAATATGATTCAAATCATCATTACTGGGAAAGTGAATCATACTCCAAGGTTTACTTCAAGGATCCATACCGtggtaaaaaatttaaatattatgacTCCAGCAGTTTTTTGAAATACTTTTTCTTTCACTGGGTAACTAAATGGGCATATtatgtttccaaacaatATGTAGAGCCATATAAGTTACATCCACTTCCTGTTGCCGACCAGATCCTACGTTGGCAACCACTTTTATCAAAACACCTCAGCGATGGTCTACTTAGATTGGAATCACACCAATCAAAATATTCTGAGTCTGATAAATTTGGCGCTTACAGGCATATTCTGTTACGCGCATTCTTTCTGACATTTTGGAAACGAACATTATTTGGTCTACTTGGCATTGTGTTTACTAATGTTCTTAGTATGAGCATTTCAATTTTGATCAAGCATTTACTGGGTATTTTGAACACTAAGTCTTTTACTCTAGctaaaatatttctgtTTCTATTTGCTATAATAGGTTTACAAATTGTAGATGGATTGTTTatggaaaattttaacttttatCTAAATAGACTAAAAAGTGTATGTGAGAATTCAGTTGCAATCACAATATTTCAACATGGCTTATGTTATAGGCGCAACTTCAATAACAATGTTAATGGGTCCAATGTCTTGAACACTTGTAACAGTGTCTTACACAGTTGTTCTCCTGAATCCAATTGTTCTAAAAATCCGTTGTTTTGTCCTGCAAGACGATACCAAAACAAAGATATTAATTCTAACATATTCACCTATGAATACTACGACTCATTCTATATTTCTATGTTTTTAGAATCACTGATTTATCTTGTTGACTTCTCATCAAACTTTATCTATGGGTTTGTGTTGATTTCATTACAGATTAAGGCCAATTTATGGGTCCTGTTCTTAGTTGGAATATTTTTCACATTTTTGATGATGGTCGTTGAGATCATAAATACATACTTGTTCCActttatatcattaattaaGGATTATAGGGTTGGAGAATCAAGTGAAATTATATCTGAGTTACCTCTGATCAAAAAGTTACTTTATGATGATATTGccattaacattattactGAGACTAGGAATAGTGAACTACTATTGTTTTTGGTTAGAGTATTCTTAACACTTCTTAACAAAACATTTTCGGTAGTTTTTACCAACCTATCATTCTATGTCTTGATGAGATATTTTGTGAAATCAGTTAGAGATGCAGAAGTTATTACTGAAATTGATACGGCTGGCTTCTTGTcaacattttatatatttttcaggATTATCAATTCAATGTTCATGTTTCCTTTTGCTCTTAAAAGACTTACTACTTCATATGTATCTTACAACAGAGTTAAAAAATATCTTACGACTTGTTCTCCTAACTTTTACATTAGTGATAACAAGTTCACAGGTTCTACAAAGATGTCCTCCGTACTATCAGATGTAACTAAAGAGATTGACAAGGATGTAGTAGTTCTGTATAAGGATGCCTCATTCTCATGGGTCAACAACAGGAAGGATTTTGCTAATAAGAATAATGAGGTTcatttgaataatattaacttCCAGCTTAAGAGGGGTGAAATTGCAATAATAAGTGGTAATCAAGGCTGTGGTAAATCTAACTTTATCAAATCAGTTCTGGGTGAGATGACACTGGTCAGTGGTTGTATGGCTGTGGTTCCCCTTCACACATCAATGCCTATATTTTATGCCTCCCAAGATATATGGCTTCAACAAGGAACTATTAGATCAAACATAACATTTGGATATAGATTTGATGAGGATATTTATAAGTCAGTCATCAAAGCTGTTGAGCTggaatttgatatattatctTGGGAGAAAGGTGACTTGAGGGTGGTCTCTGATAATGCTCATTCACTCAGTTGTGGTCAGAGAGTTAGGATGGAGATGGCTAGAGCAATCTATGCCTATCTTATATTTAGTAAGGTTAACAAGGATTATAATAGCCAATGTTCATTTTTGATGTGTCTTGACGGACCATTCCATGTTTTAGACCCTTACGTATCTAGAACTGTTTTCAACAATTTGTTCAATGCTCAGACTGGATTGCTTGTTAAGGATGACTTAGCTGTTATCCTTTCATCATCACTAACTTTGCTTGATAAATGTGTCTCACCATCTTATACTAAAATCTTCCCAAACATACCCATATACGAgattgataataaatcacTGTATTTCCACTGTTATTTGTCAGATGTTTTTAGTGATAAAACACTGAACGGTTTTGAATATATCACACCACCATCAGGTCAATATAAGCTAAATTTCTTCACTAAGGATTTGATGAAACTCTGTTATTCAGGTTCCAACACAAGGCCTGGTAGACGCATTCTCACAAAGTCCAAGTATGAACAATCGTTTAACTCAATTGTTAAATCTGATTATTCTGAAGAAAAGTTTAATCAATATGCTCAGTATTTCAAGGCTGCTGGATTTACTTTTGTTCTGTTTACTATAATCACTTTTGTTACTAGTGTTATGGATAACGCCAAGTTTGTTCTCGCAACAGATCTTACCGATTATATATCCAATAAAATCAAAGACTTCAATAGTGGATTGTCTATTGGTTTATCAGAAGTTAGATCACACAGTAACTCTGCACTAAATACAATACTGATCATTGTATCAATTATTACtgtattttcattattgtCAACCCTATTGTTTACTGTATCATGTCTAGTGGCATCAAGAAGGATTCATGAGTATTGCATCAATTCAGTTTTTAAGAATAGTTCATCAGTTATCAAAATCAAGaaacaaattaatcaaattataacaTATTTATCTACTGACATCTATTTTATTGATGAATACGTTGGAAACATGATATCTTCTGCTTTATGTTCATTCATTCAGACAGTGATTTGCATAGCCACACTATTCTACACAATTCCCTTATCAGTTCCTGTTATGTTTACATCAGTAATTATTTCTTATCATTTTTTCTTGTCAAAATACTTCAAAGCATCCAGAAATCAACACATTGGAGATTTAGAGTCTACGTCACATATTAACACAGTGTGTGAGAATGCTATATTTGGATCGCCCATTTACAGAAGTTTTAAAAAGGAATGGGAATTGGTTAATGATCTTATTGAAAGGATTGACTACAAGTTTAGGTGTAGATTTTTGGCAATAAGTTTTGCTTCATGGACTTCAGTATTGTCCACATGGATATTCTCTCTTACCACCGCTTTATTCCTCACTACCATGATATTActtgataaatttacaaattacaAAATGAATGTTGGTTACTTTGGATTAGGTCTATCACTGGGTAGCAGtgttattaaatcattcaGCAATTTCTCATTTTCATTTGCCAGGTTACAAGTTTTTATGTGTTCAGTTCAACGGTTTCAGTGCTTTATTCCTCCTGGCACTAAGTGTGTATTTGATAAGTTCCGTAATGTTCATGAAGAGGATATAGTTGTTAATTCTAGCAAACTTGAGGACCAAGTGGATAAAAAGATGTTACTTAAGAAAAGAGCACTTGAATTCAAAGAGACAAAACccaatttaataaagagGATTATGTTTAGGCCAAAAATCAACATTATTGATATTTGCAAATATCTTCCATCTGAACACAATGGTATAGTTTTGAAGGAAGTTTGTGTATATACCACATCTCAGATGAATGAGGAAGGTCTTATCctcaataatataaatgcATCACCATCTAGGTCAGATATTATCGGAATCATTGGCAGAACTGGAGCTGGTAAGACAACTCTATTATCTGTTCTGCAAAATACCGTAAGGTATAGAACTGGTCAAGTATTGCTGGATGGCAGAGATTTACAAGACATTCCCAAGAGTGTCATTAGGCACATTATTGGTGTTCTACCTCAACTTCCATTTGTTTTCAAAGGTTGGACCATCAGAAGGTTCTTGGATCCAAGGAGACTATTTAGTGATGATGAGATTAATGACGCTCTCCATAAATGTGGTCTTCTTGAGTTTGTTAATAACCTTCATGGTGGAAGAGATTTAGATACTGTGATTGCCCCCAGGCCTGTTAATTTGAAGACCAGAGACCCATCAGCAAAAGAATCTCTTGGTAAAGACCAATCAATAGATAATCATTCGGTAGGTATTGTGTTATCTGTAACTCAGCTAAGAACACTTTGGTTTGCCAAACTATTTTTATGTAGACATCTCTATAGGATGTTAATCATTGATGAACCTCCATCTGATAATTGTTCAGAAGACGGATCTGAGGTTCAAGATATTGGAATTCCCATTTACGAATTATTGgacaaatatttcaaacatTGTACTTGTTTTGTTATTGCACATTATGCCAAAGTCCTTAGATCTTGTACATCAGTTTGGGTAATGCATAATGGTAAACTTATAAAAACATGTAAGGCTTCAGAAGTATCCAAAAATGAATCGATCTCAAACATTATAGAGGAGATGgtcaataaatattcaaacTAA
- a CDS encoding uncharacterized protein (signal peptide, transmembrane protein;~transmembrane protein, putative;~1 probable transmembrane helix predicted for TA16005 by TMHMM2.0 at aa 405-426;~Signal peptide predicted for TA16005 by SignalP 2.0 HMM (Signal peptide probability 0.961, signal anchor probability 0.000) with cleavage site probability 0.872 between residues 18 and 19;~GPI-Anchor Signal predicted for TA16005 by DGPI v2.04, no cleavage site predicted) yields the protein MSMILLRFLFLYIPFIFSENVIDSSNDPKEEQIQTVPSILTPESFNFVTYKDVDPDNLKENYSDHFSLINTGSTFSYEINSAFKCSEVKYKDTLMWIYLPKESQNGFPKKIVVDSHLFLVFLFFADLVKLYKCDESLCKFISQKQSLFNPTSLSLYKSESGSLVELDSSNFLSNHGFEIHYKLHDTSSFPDSSDFIKCTQIKYATHTLWNYGSDEPGNKYPNKVIFNSFIDSIIVEFDTFYMIYKYDGKHFHALSTESLNGTTPDDFKLIGENDLEINKTDYETVNYPHDNAFAYKFNEKKIIQLRFKDKLVWNYQNQEVPKLLYINIPKRKVMVQTQTLLLVYMYTDSWTLIFEGKTLDKIHDDEYNPQESEYEVDKDGLKDKYVLRLGKKPFRIMEFSSKTKTILVMVGIFLLFLITVCLIIFIK from the coding sequence ATGTCCATGATCCTTTTAAggtttttgtttttatatataccaTTCATTTTCTCAGAAAATGTAATAGATTCTTCAAATGATCCTAAGGAAGAACAAATTCAAACAGTACCGAGCATTCTCACCCCTGAATCGTTCAATTTTGTTACATACAAAGATGTAGACCctgataatttaaaagagAATTACTCCGACCATTTTTCTTTAATAAATACTGGCTCAACTTTTAGTTATGAGATCAATTCAGCTTTCAAATGTAGTGAGgttaaatataaagataCCTTGATGTGGATATATCTCCCAAAAGAATCACAAAATGGCTTCCCAAAAAAAATTGTAGTCGATTCCCATCTTTTCCTAGTATTCCTCTTTTTCGCCGACCTTGTAAAACTCTATAAATGTGATGAAAGTTTATGCAAGTTTATCTCACAAAAACAATCCTTGTTTAATCCGACCAGTCTCAGTCTATATAAATCTGAATCAGGAAGTTTAGTTGAATTAGATTCCTCAAATTTCCTAAGTAATCATGGTTTTGAAATCCATTACAAACTCCATGATACCAGTTCGTTTCCAGATTCTAGTGACTTTATTAAGTGCACCCAAATTAAGTACGCCACCCATACTCTTTGGAACTATGGTTCCGACGAACCAGGGAACAAATATCCAAATAAAGTAATTTTCAACTCCTTTATAGACTCAATTATTGTTGAGTTCGATACTTTTTATATGATCTATAAATACGACGGAAAACATTTCCACGCTTTATCAACCGAAAGTTTAAATGGAACAACACCTGATGACTTCAAACTCATTGGAGAAAATGATTTAGAAATCAATAAGACCGACTATGAAACCGTTAATTACCCACACGACAACGCTTTCGCATATAAATTCAATGAAAAAAAGATTATTCAACTTAGatttaaagataaattagTTTGGAATTACCAAAACCAAGAAGTCCCAAAGTTgttatacataaatattcCTAAAAGAAAAGTTATGGTTCAAACCCAAACTTTACTTTTAGTTTACATGTACACTGATTCTTGGACACTGATATTTGAAGGTAAGACGCTTGATAAGATTCATGATGACGAATATAATCCTCAAGAATCTGAATATGAAGTTGATAAGGATGGTTTGAAGGACAAGTATGTATTACGTTTAGGCAAAAAACCATTCAGAATTATGGAATTTAGTTCAAAAACAAAAACCATTCTTGTTATGGTTGGAATTTTCCTCCTATTCTTAATAACTGTATGTCTCATTATAttcatcaaataa
- a CDS encoding 40S ribosomal protein S8, putative (chr2.cand.525 - 40s ribosomal protein s8) — protein sequence MGISRDSRHKRRLTGGRYPVHKKKRKYELGRPSSNTKLGSRLVRKVRCRGGNLKFRALRLDSGNFSWGSQNVTRKTRVMDVVYNASSNELVRTKTLVKNAIVTVDPTPFKLWFKTHYGVELEDPQASEKVAGLVPKTLLEQFSSGRLLACISSRPGQCGRCDGYVLEGEELNFYRRRMDKKKRV from the exons ATGGGTATTTCACGTGACAGCCGTCACAAACGCCGTTTAACCGGTGGCCGCTATCCAGTTCATAAAAAGAAACGCAAATATGAACTCGGAAGACCATCGTCGAATACAAAACTAGGTTCAAGATTAGTAAGAAAAGTTAGATGCAGAGGAGGAAACCTAAAATTCAGAGCATTGCGTTTAGACTCGGGAAATTTCTCGTGGGGATCACAAA ATGTGACTCGTAAAACTAGAGTAATGGACGTTGTATATAATGCAAGTAGTAATGAATTGGTACGTACCAAAACATTGGTCAAAAACGCAATCGTAACGGTGGATCCAACACCCTTCAAACTATGGTTTAAGACACACTATGGAGTCGAACTTG AAGATCCTCAAGCATCTGAGAAGGTTGCAGGACTGGTACCCAAAACACTCTTGGAACAGTTTTCATCTGGACGCCTCCTGGCTTGTATCAGCTCCAGACCCGGCCAATGTGGAAGATGTGATGGCTATGTACTGGAAGGTGAAGAGTTAAACTTCTATCGTAGACGTATGGATAAGAAGAAACGCGTTTAA